In bacterium, the DNA window GGCCCCCATCCCCGCCCCCACCGGCCCCAAGACCATCTCGGTGACGGTGCCCCAGGCCGCCGCCCCGGCCCCGGGAAAACCCCAGGCCCCGGTAGCCGAAGGCCAGAAGGTCATTCCGGCCCCCATGACCGGAACCATCATCAAAGTGCTGTGCCAGGTGGGCCAGGAGGTGAAGGACGGCGACGTGCTGCTTAAGCTGGAAGCCATGAAGATGGAGACCTCGCTCTCCACCCCGGTGGCCGGCAAGGTGGTCGAGATCCGGGTCAAGCCGGGACAGACCGTCACCGCCGGCGAAGCTTTGGTCATACTGTCCTAACAGCATAAAGAAAATATCTATCCGCAGATTACACGGATTGACACAGATCGGGATTTATTATTTCAGGAAAAACCAGAATATAAAAAATCTGCGATAATCTGCGAAATCTGTGGATAGTAACCCCCATGAAGCAGGAATAAAGATGTTAAAAAAATCAGATAAGAACGAAGACGCCAAAATGGGCAACAACGGCCGGCTGGTCAACATCACCGAAACCGCCTTTCGCGATGCCCACCAGTCACTGATCGCCACCCGGATGCGGACCGAGGACATGATACCCATGATCGAGAGGATGGACCAGGTGGGCTACTGGTCGTTCGAGATGTGGGGCGGGGCCACCTTTGACACCATGCTCCGCTTTCTGGACGAGAACCCCTGGGAGCGGATCCGGATATTCAAAAAACACACCAAGAAGACCAAACTTCAGATGCTGCTGCGGGGCCAGAACCTGGTGGGCTACAAGCATTACTCCGACGACATCCTGGAGCGTTTCATCAAAAAGGCGGCCGAGCTGGGCATCGACGTCTTTAGGGTGTTCGACGCGCTGAACGACATCCGCAACATGGAGAAGGCCATCGTCACCGCCAAGAAGACCGGAGCCACCGTCCAGGGCGCGCTGAGCTACACCATCTCGCCGGTGCACTCCATCGACGGCTTCGTGTCCTTTGCCAAAGAGCTCAAGAACCTGGGCTGCGACATCATCACCATCAAGGACATGGCCGGGCTGATCTCGCCGGCCTCGGCCCAGGAGCTGATATCAAAACTTAAATCAGAAGTGGGACTGCCGGTCTGCCTGCACTCCCACTGCACCACCGGCATGGCGCCCACCAGCTACTTTGCCGCGGCCCAGGCCGGGGCGGACATCCTGGACTGCGCCATCTCGCCCTTCGGCTCGGGCACCAGCCAGCCGCCCACCGAGTCCATGGTGGAGATGCTGGACAACGCCGGCTTCGGGCTTAAGGTGGACAAATCCCACTTTCTGGAGATCGCCGAGTATTTCCAGGACATCAAGGACCGGGCCTACCAGCACCTGATCACCCCGGTGGCCGAGCGGGTGGACGTGCGGGCCCTGGTCTACCAGGTGCCGGGCGGGATGCTGACCAACATGGTCAGCCAGCTGGAAAAACAGAATGCCCTGGACAAGTTCGAGGCCGTGCTCAAGGAGATCCCCAAGGTCCGGGCCGAACTGGGCTACGTGCCGCTGGTGACCCCCACCTCGCAGATAGTGGGCACCCAGGCCACCTTCAACGTGCTGGCCGGGGAAAGATACAAGATCATCATCCAGGAGGTCAAGGACCTCTGCAAGGGCCTGTACGGCAAGACCCCGGCCCCCATTGACCCGGTGGTGATGAAGAAGGCCATCGGCGACGAGAAGCCCATCACCGACCGCCCGGCCAACCACATCGCCCCGGAATGGGAGAAGTGCAAGAAGGAGATGGAGGGGATATCGGACAAGGAAGAGGACATCCTGTCCTACGCCCTGTACCCGGCGGTGGCCAAGGAGTATTTTGAGGTCCAGAAGGACCCGCTTAAGAAGAAGGCCCGCCAGGATTCCCTTAAAGTGGGACTGCCCTCGCCCGATGGCCACCCCCAGCGCCATTTCGTGATGCGGGTCAACGGCCAGGACTATGAAGTGGGCGTCACCGAGACCGAATAAATGAGATACCTGTAAGGGCAATTCATGAATTGCCCCAACTGGCGGCTCAGAAAACTTAAGGCAATTGTTGATTGCCCCAACCGACGAAGATAAAGGAAGATCAAACGATGGACAAAAAGA includes these proteins:
- a CDS encoding DUF2118 domain-containing protein, giving the protein MSRKYIVKVNNKAYEVEVEEVGKKPALAPIPAPTGPKTISVTVPQAAAPAPGKPQAPVAEGQKVIPAPMTGTIIKVLCQVGQEVKDGDVLLKLEAMKMETSLSTPVAGKVVEIRVKPGQTVTAGEALVILS
- a CDS encoding pyruvate carboxylase subunit B: MLKKSDKNEDAKMGNNGRLVNITETAFRDAHQSLIATRMRTEDMIPMIERMDQVGYWSFEMWGGATFDTMLRFLDENPWERIRIFKKHTKKTKLQMLLRGQNLVGYKHYSDDILERFIKKAAELGIDVFRVFDALNDIRNMEKAIVTAKKTGATVQGALSYTISPVHSIDGFVSFAKELKNLGCDIITIKDMAGLISPASAQELISKLKSEVGLPVCLHSHCTTGMAPTSYFAAAQAGADILDCAISPFGSGTSQPPTESMVEMLDNAGFGLKVDKSHFLEIAEYFQDIKDRAYQHLITPVAERVDVRALVYQVPGGMLTNMVSQLEKQNALDKFEAVLKEIPKVRAELGYVPLVTPTSQIVGTQATFNVLAGERYKIIIQEVKDLCKGLYGKTPAPIDPVVMKKAIGDEKPITDRPANHIAPEWEKCKKEMEGISDKEEDILSYALYPAVAKEYFEVQKDPLKKKARQDSLKVGLPSPDGHPQRHFVMRVNGQDYEVGVTETE